One Rhizobium acidisoli DNA window includes the following coding sequences:
- a CDS encoding epoxide hydrolase family protein: MSAEVQTQTALSPTRRELLAVSAATAALCILPKPVRATTESDAIRPFKCAIPQKELDELRRRVRAARWPDKETVFDRSQGAQLQKLKPLVEYWGTEYDWRRGEKKLNAHAQFMTRIDGLDIHFIHVKSKHADALPLIMTHGWPGSVLELLKTVGPLTDPTAHGGAAEDAFHVVIPSMPGYGFSEIPSEMGWGPDRIGRAWHVLMKRLGYARYVSQGGDWGAVVSDKMAAQAPDGLLGIHTNMPATVPPDIAKALADGEPAPAGLSGDEKAAYEQMNALYTKGAGYALMMVTRPQTLGYALTDSPVGLAAWYYDKFADWTYSGGDPEKSLTKDEMLDDISLYWFTGTATSGARLYWENNANNFNAVDIKIPAAITVFPGEIYQAPKSWAEKAYHNLIYYNKVEKGGHFAAWEQPDLFSSELRAAFRTLR, from the coding sequence ATGTCAGCAGAAGTTCAAACACAGACCGCTCTATCGCCGACGCGACGCGAACTGCTTGCAGTCTCGGCCGCGACCGCCGCCCTCTGCATTCTCCCCAAGCCGGTCAGGGCGACGACGGAGAGCGATGCTATCCGCCCCTTCAAGTGCGCAATCCCACAGAAGGAGCTCGATGAGCTGCGCCGCCGTGTCCGTGCTGCACGTTGGCCCGATAAGGAGACGGTTTTCGACCGATCGCAAGGCGCGCAGCTTCAAAAGCTAAAGCCGCTCGTGGAGTACTGGGGCACGGAATACGACTGGCGGCGCGGTGAGAAGAAGCTAAACGCGCATGCGCAGTTCATGACCAGGATCGACGGCCTCGACATTCACTTCATCCACGTCAAGTCCAAGCACGCGGACGCGCTGCCGCTGATCATGACGCACGGCTGGCCCGGATCGGTGCTCGAACTCCTCAAAACCGTAGGACCGCTGACGGACCCGACCGCACATGGCGGGGCCGCAGAAGACGCCTTCCACGTCGTCATCCCGTCGATGCCCGGCTACGGCTTCTCCGAGATTCCGAGCGAAATGGGGTGGGGGCCGGACCGCATCGGGCGTGCCTGGCACGTTCTGATGAAGCGGCTGGGCTACGCCCGCTACGTCTCGCAGGGCGGCGACTGGGGCGCTGTCGTATCCGACAAGATGGCGGCACAGGCACCGGACGGGCTCCTCGGCATTCACACGAACATGCCGGCGACCGTTCCGCCCGACATTGCTAAGGCGCTCGCCGATGGCGAACCCGCACCGGCCGGCCTTTCCGGAGATGAGAAAGCCGCCTACGAGCAGATGAACGCCCTATATACGAAGGGCGCGGGCTACGCTTTGATGATGGTCACGCGGCCGCAGACGCTGGGCTATGCGTTGACCGATTCACCGGTGGGTCTCGCCGCCTGGTACTACGACAAGTTCGCCGACTGGACCTATAGCGGCGGCGATCCGGAGAAGTCGCTGACCAAGGACGAGATGCTCGACGACATCTCTCTCTACTGGTTCACCGGCACGGCCACGTCTGGCGCGCGGCTCTACTGGGAGAACAACGCCAACAACTTCAATGCCGTCGATATCAAGATCCCGGCCGCGATCACCGTCTTTCCCGGCGAAATCTACCAGGCGCCGAAAAGCTGGGCCGAGAAGGCGTACCACAACCTCATCTACTACAACAAAGTCGAAAAGGGCGGCCACTTCGCCGCCTGGGAGCAACCAGACCTCTTCTCATCAGAGCTCCGTGCGGCGTTCAGAACGCTACGCTGA
- a CDS encoding D-cysteine desulfhydrase family protein yields MSDRDLLNRFSRVRLVNGATPIQRLERLERVLGASRKAVSIWAKRDDLMELGGGGNKLRKLEFLIGQVRSEGYDTLVVTGGVQSNFARLAAAACARTELACEVVLAQMVPRGSEIYQANGNVLLDRLFGARVHLLGKGDDASVFATDRTSEIAASGGKAFVGTLGGSTPVGALGYVDCAFEIAAQSTEIGIAFDHIVVPNGSGGMHAGLAVGAALAGKDPSRIRACTVLSPAETCVAATVEKVNAVFDLLGKKDRIRGEELKIDGAQLGGGYGMPTPEMIEAIKLVGRSEGLLLDPVYGGKAFAGLLSDIDNEVIAPGSNVLFVMTGGIPGLYAYADALSSD; encoded by the coding sequence ATGTCCGACAGGGATCTTTTGAACCGGTTTTCGCGCGTGCGCCTGGTGAATGGAGCGACGCCGATCCAACGGCTGGAACGACTGGAGCGAGTGCTGGGCGCGAGCCGAAAAGCCGTCTCGATCTGGGCGAAGAGAGACGATCTGATGGAACTCGGCGGCGGGGGCAACAAGCTCCGAAAGCTGGAATTCCTGATCGGTCAGGTGAGGTCGGAAGGCTACGATACGCTGGTGGTGACCGGCGGCGTGCAGTCAAACTTCGCCCGTCTGGCCGCGGCCGCCTGCGCCAGAACCGAACTGGCATGCGAGGTCGTCCTGGCTCAAATGGTGCCCCGCGGGAGCGAGATCTATCAGGCGAACGGCAACGTCTTGTTGGACCGACTTTTTGGTGCCCGCGTCCATCTTCTAGGCAAGGGCGATGATGCGAGTGTGTTCGCCACGGACCGAACGTCGGAGATTGCCGCGTCCGGGGGAAAGGCTTTCGTGGGCACGCTTGGTGGTTCGACGCCGGTCGGAGCTCTGGGCTACGTCGACTGCGCATTCGAAATCGCAGCGCAATCGACTGAGATCGGCATCGCGTTCGACCACATCGTCGTCCCGAACGGTAGCGGCGGCATGCACGCGGGTCTGGCCGTGGGAGCTGCCCTTGCCGGAAAAGATCCTTCGAGGATCAGAGCATGCACCGTTCTCTCGCCAGCCGAGACTTGCGTCGCCGCGACGGTGGAGAAGGTCAACGCCGTCTTCGACCTCCTCGGAAAGAAGGACCGAATTCGAGGAGAGGAGCTGAAGATAGACGGCGCGCAGCTCGGTGGCGGCTACGGCATGCCGACGCCAGAGATGATCGAAGCCATCAAGCTGGTCGGCCGGTCTGAAGGCCTTCTTCTGGATCCCGTCTACGGAGGGAAGGCCTTTGCTGGCCTGCTGTCCGATATCGACAACGAAGTCATCGCGCCAGGATCGAACGTCCTGTTCGTTATGACGGGAGGTATTCCTGGGCTTTATGCGTATGCAGACGCCCTGAGCAGCGACTGA
- a CDS encoding SDR family NAD(P)-dependent oxidoreductase encodes MTNFPRGTALITGGSSGIGALYADRLARRGYDLILVARNQDALARISKDIASSTGRNVKTVRADLGQREDLLKVEGILRSDPSITMLVNNAGVGAVEPLLMSNVEAMEKMIAINVTALTRLVYAVAPSFAAREHGTIVNMASALGVAPEILNGVYGATKAFVIALTFSLQKELAEKNIRIQAVLPGAVETPFWEASGGSLDRLPDHIVMKTEDAVDAALAGLDMGELMTLPSVPDIEDWNAYEAARQKLMPNLSRNVPALRYRTPALAP; translated from the coding sequence ATGACAAACTTTCCAAGAGGCACTGCGCTGATCACCGGAGGATCGTCGGGTATCGGTGCCCTCTACGCGGACAGGCTCGCTCGCCGCGGCTACGACCTGATACTGGTGGCGCGCAATCAGGATGCGCTCGCCAGGATCAGCAAGGACATCGCCAGTTCGACCGGTCGGAACGTAAAGACCGTCCGGGCGGATCTTGGACAACGCGAGGACCTTCTGAAAGTCGAAGGTATCCTTCGGAGCGACCCGTCGATCACCATGCTCGTCAACAACGCCGGCGTCGGCGCGGTCGAGCCGCTGCTCATGTCCAACGTCGAGGCGATGGAAAAAATGATCGCGATCAATGTGACGGCTCTGACTCGTCTCGTCTATGCCGTCGCGCCGTCCTTCGCCGCCCGCGAGCACGGCACGATCGTCAATATGGCCTCCGCATTGGGCGTCGCGCCAGAAATCCTCAACGGCGTCTACGGCGCCACGAAAGCGTTCGTCATCGCTCTGACGTTCTCTCTGCAGAAGGAGCTGGCAGAAAAGAACATCCGAATCCAGGCCGTACTTCCCGGCGCGGTGGAGACGCCTTTCTGGGAGGCATCGGGCGGCTCGCTCGACCGCCTGCCCGACCATATCGTCATGAAAACCGAAGATGCGGTGGATGCTGCACTCGCCGGTCTCGACATGGGCGAGCTGATGACCCTTCCTTCGGTACCCGACATCGAAGACTGGAACGCATATGAGGCGGCGCGTCAGAAGCTGATGCCCAATCTTTCGCGCAACGTTCCGGCCCTTCGCTATCGGACGCCGGCCCTCGCCCCCTGA
- a CDS encoding VOC family protein: MAIQESNSTNSAHADHIDMKLEVVVIPVSDVDRAKSFYTGLGWRLDADVSGKDGFRVVQVTPPGSPCSVIFGANVTAASPGSAQGLHLIVTNIEMAHAALASRGAEMSGVFHDAGGVFHHKGADQRLPGPHPSRTSYGSFASFSDPDGNGWLLQEVTARLPGRIETEGAAFASVGDLAEALRRVASAHGEHEKRAGGKHDEAWPEWYADYLVKEQSGQTLPT; the protein is encoded by the coding sequence ATGGCCATCCAGGAATCCAACTCAACCAATTCCGCGCACGCAGATCACATCGACATGAAGCTCGAAGTCGTCGTCATTCCCGTGTCTGACGTCGATCGCGCCAAGTCCTTCTACACCGGCCTTGGCTGGAGGCTCGACGCCGACGTATCTGGCAAGGACGGTTTTCGCGTCGTGCAGGTGACCCCTCCAGGCTCGCCTTGCTCCGTGATCTTCGGAGCGAATGTGACGGCCGCCTCGCCCGGTTCCGCTCAAGGCCTCCACTTAATCGTCACCAATATCGAGATGGCGCACGCAGCCCTTGCCTCTCGCGGCGCCGAGATGAGCGGCGTCTTTCACGACGCCGGCGGCGTCTTTCATCACAAGGGCGCCGACCAGCGGCTACCCGGACCACATCCCTCCCGGACGAGCTACGGGTCTTTCGCCTCCTTCTCCGACCCGGACGGAAACGGGTGGCTCCTGCAGGAAGTCACGGCGAGACTTCCTGGTCGCATCGAGACCGAAGGTGCTGCGTTCGCATCCGTCGGCGACCTCGCAGAGGCGCTGCGCAGGGTCGCCTCCGCACATGGCGAGCATGAGAAGCGCGCCGGCGGCAAGCACGACGAAGCCTGGCCGGAATGGTACGCCGACTATCTGGTCAAGGAGCAGTCCGGCCAAACCCTGCCGACGTGA